From the Montipora capricornis isolate CH-2021 chromosome 2, ASM3666992v2, whole genome shotgun sequence genome, one window contains:
- the LOC138037512 gene encoding uncharacterized protein gives MDDAALSSLIQFFQKRAYSVRNIKARHDKKLNNLKTSHNHPSDVVDKNNWVVNLFKKPLLPSERSLLEKGPKLPRRRPKFLFRTLSPKLKPLISYLPDESKDQIRTSAAAILLRASLPNHNISKEESKALHELKKDRSRVIMKADKGNCLVVFDREEYNSKMESLLADRSTYEVVTRSPFGRIELDLNTTLLNLKRQQKIDDYTYFKLRSTDGIPPAIRGSIKHHKDGYPLRPIVTCIGSALYNISKFLTDILAPIQNRNGFSVANSQEFSNEIADVNIQDDETMVSFDVASLFTAIPVDKACVYIRKKLEDDSSLHSRTNLDIEDIISLLNFVLSNNFFVYNDTIYKQIHGCAMGSRQPCSSQPMHGRNRKNSNQRDYCLSEILEAVCRRQFLHY, from the coding sequence ATGGATGATGCTGCCCTCTCGTCCTTAATACAGTTCTTCCAAAAAAGAGCTTATTCTGTACGGAACATCAAAGCAAGACACGATAAGAAGCTAAATAACTTGAAGACCTCCCACAACCACCCAAGTGATGTGGTGGATAAAAACAATTGGGTTGTTAACCTTTTCAAGAAACCACTCCTTCCTTCCGAGCGTTCGCTCTTGGAAAAAGGCCCGAAGTTGCCCCGACGCCGTCCAAAATTCCTTTTTAGGACTTTGTCGCCGAAATTGAAGCCTCTGATCTCATATTTACCGGATGAATCTAAAGATCAAATACGAACCTCTGCGGCAGCGATTCTCCTAAGGGCTTCTTTACCTAATCACAACATCTctaaagaagaaagcaaagctTTACATGAGTTAAAGAAAGACCGCTCCAGAGTCATCATGAAAGCTGACAAAGGAAATTGCCTCGTTGTGTTTGATAGAGAAGAATACAACAGCAAAATGGAGTCTCTCCTTGCGGACCGAAGTACCTATGAAGTTGTCACAAGATCTCCGTTCGGTCGAATCGAGCTTGATTTGAACACGACACTCCTGAACTTAAAGAGACAACAAAAGATTGATGACTATACATATTTTAAACTAAGATCTACCGACGGCATTCCACCAGCGATCCGCGGTTCTATCAAACACCACAAAGACGGCTACCCTCTCAGACCTATCGTGACTTGCATTGGCTCTGCACTttacaacatttctaaattcctcACTGACATCCTTGCACCGATCCAAAATCGTAATGGGTTCTCAGTTGCTAATTCACAGGAGTTCTCTAACGAAATAGCCGACGTTAACATCCAAGATGACGAAACCATGGTTTCCTTTGATGTGGCGTCTCTATTCACCGCCATCCCTGTCGACAAAGCTTGCGTTTATATCAGGAAGAAATTAGAGGATGATTCGTCTCTTCATTCCAGAACCAACCTAGACATCGAGGACATAATATCCTTATTGAATTTTGTGCTGTCCAATAACTTCTTTGTTTATAATGACACCATCTACAAACAAATCCACGGTTGTGCTATGGGTAGCCGTCAGCCCTGTAGTAGCCAACCTATGCATggaagaaatcgaaaaaacagCAATCAACGCGACTACTGTCTCTCCGAAATTTTGGAAGCGGTATGTAGACGACAGTTTCTGCATTATTAA
- the LOC138027299 gene encoding neuroligin-4, X-linked-like has translation MSKSQLEKFLFLTFLPLACSVTVSTKYGDIEGFKASYPNVSGPFKDVSKFLGVPFATPPTGELRFKAPQPLPAWKRNVREAKKHGNVCMQSKLFDRFMRMFASNLSYSEDCLYLDVYSPNVSSSLPVMVYIHGGAYQVGSAITSQSDILALQGVVVVIIQYRLGPFGFLTTGDSAAPGNFGMLDQVEALKWVKENIANFGGNPNKVTIFGQSAGGSSVGLHLLSPLSKDLFHQAIAESGVDLSPFATQPSSFGLRFTKELSDKLSCPSSNHNVMVDCIRGKTATEVQSAAELIPQRFTRKIHFAPVVDSNFLHDTPTNLRQQGKLTKVPLMICFTSHEGSQLLASFVNDSFHLMQSVSNGVSPALFKSFLTSFADSETNRKGTAHLLGNALEFMYTPWPDNNDKFALRSQLVDMIGDYLFFAPSHEVADIHSQFAPVYMYEFAHQAKVSAIRTEPWMGVPHAENVPFDFGIPLLPMFSSISSEADRNVSLLIMAIHVNFARSGNPMLRNIPWERYNSSHRAYLKVDTNPKMAESFNPRRMAFWNDYYTKLTQVRIESDKEVISGASSGVTISGVIISFALAIVLM, from the exons ATGTCGAAGTCTCAACTGGAGAAGTTCTTATTCTTGACATTTTTGCCTTTGGCTTGCTCAGTGACAGTCTCAACAAAGTACGGAGATATCGAAGGCTTCAAAGCTTCGTATCCGAATGTCTCAGGTCCGTTCAAAGATGTCAGCAAATTTTTAGGCGTTCCTTTTGCTACACCGCCGACTGGCGAGTTAAGGTTTAAAGCGCCACAACCTCTTCCAGCTTGGAAACGTAATGTTCGCGAGGCCAAGAAGCATGGAAATGTATGCATGCAAAGCAAGCTTTTCGATCGTTTCATGAGAATGTTCGCCTCGAATTTGTCTTACAGTGAAGATTGTCTGTATCTTGATGTCTATTCCCCGAACGTCAGCTCGAGTTTACCGGTGATGGTTTATATTCATGGTGGGGCATATCAGGTTGGATCGGCCATTACCTCTCAGAGCGACATTCTCGCCCTTCAGGGAGTAGTAGTCGTGATAATTCAATATCGCCTCGGTCCGTTTGGATTCCTGACAACAGGAGATTCCGCTGCTCCTGGAAATTTCGGAATGCTGGATCAGGTGGAAGCACTTAAGTGGGTCAAGGAGAACATTGCCAATTTTGGCGGAAATCCAAACAAAGTGACAATATTTGGGCAGAGCGCTGGTGGATCTAGTGTTGGCCTTCACCTGTTATCTCCTTTGTCTAAAGATCTTTTTCACCAAGCAATTGCAGAGAGCGGGGTGGATTTGAGCCCCTTCGCGACTCAGCCAAGTTCTTTTGGCTTGCGCTTCACTAAAGAACTTTCTGATAAGCTAAGCTGTCCAAGCAGCAATCACAACGTTATGGTGGATTGCATACGTGGGAAAACAGCCACGGAGGTTCAGAGTGCCGCAGAGTTAATCCCTCAAAGATTTACTCGTAAAATTCACTTTGCACCTGTCGTGGatagcaattttcttcatgataCACCAACGAATTTGAGACAACAAGGAAAACTCACAAAAGTCCCGCTTATGATCTGTTTTACTAGCCATGAGGGTTCACAACTTCTCGCTTCTTTTGTCAACGATTCATTTCATCTCATGCAGAGCGTAAGCAACGGAGTGAGCCCTGCTTTGTTCAAATCATTTCTGACAAGCTTCGCGGACTCTGAAACTAACAG gaaGGGTACTGCTCACTTACTAGGAAATGCTTTGGAATTCATGTACACCCCATGGCCGGACAACAATGACAAATTCGCACTTAGAAGTCAGCTTGTAGATATGATTGGTGATTACCTGTTCTTTGCACCCAGTCATGAAGTCGCTGATATTCACAGCCAGTTCGCACCCGTGTACATGTACGAGTTTGCCCATCAGGCAAAGGTCAGCGCTATTCGTACGGAGCCTTGGATGGGTGTGCCTCATGCAGAAAACGTGCCCTTTGATTTTGGGATTCCGTTGCTCCCGATGTTTTCTTCCATCAGCAGCGAAGCTGACCGGAACGTTAGTTTACTGATAATGGCCATTCATGTGAATTTCGCTAGATCCGGCAACCCTATGCTCCGCAATATTCCCTGGGAGAGATACAACTCATCTCACAGAGCTTACCTGAAAGTTGACACAAATCCCAAGATGGCAGAGTCGTTTAATCCTCGCCGAATGGCATTCTGGAATGATTACTATACGAAATTAACTCAAGTTAGGATTGAAAGCGACAAAGAAGTGATCAGCGGTGCCAGCAGTGGTGTTACCATCAGTGGTGTGATCATCAGCTTTGCTTTAGCTATAGTTCTAATGTGA